One stretch of Paenibacillus sp. FSL R5-0341 DNA includes these proteins:
- a CDS encoding TetR/AcrR family transcriptional regulator, translating to MSETLNSMDRRIKKSKAALKDALIHLMQKHPFKEISITDIVQRADLNRGTFYRHYQYKEDLFNEIINDVIQDLVTSFRKPYQDKEEFEVNLMPSSAITIFEHVHQHAQFYTLVVKSEASSNFQRMICDVLRDLALQDLNHIFPPHINHEILASYQSHAIFGMIMEWIRREFRHSPAYMAGELFKIIHYKPDNVVLRD from the coding sequence ATGTCTGAAACTCTGAATTCGATGGACCGAAGAATCAAGAAATCAAAAGCTGCACTGAAAGATGCTCTCATCCATTTGATGCAAAAACATCCCTTTAAAGAAATTTCCATTACGGATATTGTTCAGCGAGCTGACCTAAACCGAGGTACGTTCTACAGACATTATCAGTACAAAGAAGACCTATTCAATGAAATCATCAATGATGTGATTCAAGATTTGGTGACTTCTTTTCGCAAACCTTATCAAGATAAGGAAGAGTTCGAGGTCAATCTGATGCCCTCTTCGGCAATCACCATATTTGAGCATGTGCATCAGCATGCACAATTTTATACGCTGGTTGTGAAATCCGAGGCTTCATCCAACTTCCAACGCATGATCTGTGATGTCCTTCGGGATCTCGCCTTACAGGATCTGAACCATATCTTCCCTCCGCACATCAACCATGAAATATTGGCAAGCTACCAATCTCATGCAATATTCGGCATGATTATGGAGTGGATTCGTCGGGAATTCAGGCACAGCCCCGCCTACATGGCCGGGGAATTATTTAAGATCATTCATTACAAGCCTGATAATGTCGTGTTGAGAGACTGA
- a CDS encoding LacI family DNA-binding transcriptional regulator, translating to MITIKDIAKLAGVSPSTVSRVISNHPRISTKTSLKVKQIMKELNYHPNIIAKSLVSKTTHTLGIMLPRPAEELFQNYFFGELLRGIITHATRMNYELLLTTETSSDNELHAISRLVHGRRVDGILLLGSKRDDPIISFLEAEKFPFVLIGRSEAHPNAPMVDNDNVQTAYDATHHLIAQGHTRIGFVSGPPDITLSHDRMLGYQKALAQAGLDANSDWIVEGEFLQESGFRAMSLFMSLPDRPTAIVVIDDNVAFGVLRALAELHYLVPEDISVVSFNNIALSELASPPLSSIDIGTYQLGYTAVQVLLKTLSGEAQPQNPVIIPHRLIVRESSLFSKPKPPAS from the coding sequence ATGATTACGATCAAGGATATTGCCAAATTGGCGGGTGTTTCCCCTTCGACAGTGTCACGGGTGATTTCCAACCATCCCAGAATCAGCACCAAGACATCTCTCAAAGTGAAGCAAATCATGAAAGAATTGAATTACCATCCCAACATCATCGCGAAGAGCCTGGTTTCCAAAACAACACATACCCTTGGCATTATGCTTCCGCGTCCTGCAGAAGAGTTGTTTCAAAATTACTTTTTCGGGGAACTGCTGCGAGGTATTATTACACATGCCACCCGTATGAATTATGAATTGCTGCTAACAACCGAAACATCATCAGACAATGAATTGCATGCGATATCACGCCTTGTTCATGGCCGTAGAGTGGATGGCATTCTGCTGCTTGGGTCCAAACGAGACGATCCCATCATTTCATTTTTGGAAGCGGAAAAGTTTCCTTTTGTGTTAATCGGTCGCAGCGAAGCTCATCCAAATGCTCCCATGGTGGATAACGATAATGTGCAGACCGCTTATGATGCAACGCATCATTTGATCGCCCAAGGACATACTCGAATCGGATTTGTCAGCGGACCGCCGGACATTACATTATCGCATGATCGCATGCTAGGATACCAAAAAGCGCTTGCCCAAGCTGGGCTGGATGCGAATAGTGACTGGATTGTGGAAGGTGAATTTCTACAGGAAAGTGGATTCAGAGCGATGTCGCTGTTCATGTCCTTGCCGGACAGACCCACTGCAATTGTTGTCATTGATGACAATGTGGCCTTTGGGGTATTGAGAGCTCTTGCCGAGCTTCATTATCTGGTGCCTGAAGATATTAGCGTGGTCAGTTTTAACAATATTGCATTATCGGAACTGGCTTCTCCACCACTAAGCTCTATAGATATCGGAACCTATCAGCTTGGCTATACAGCCGTTCAGGTATTGTTAAAAACTCTAAGCGGGGAAGCACAGCCTCAGAATCCGGTCATTATCCCCCATCGTCTGATCGTGCGTGAGTCCTCACTCTTCTCCAAGCCAAAGCCACCCGCAAGTTAA
- a CDS encoding VWA domain-containing protein codes for MAKKGKFFFISIVMLVLVFGLVYAGITLTSNFGKTTTQVSTENAGKELGKLYADIAPATAEPVKGQIDLDPVDVAESLPDISKFPIAVENTTNDYVEIFSSTEKSGSGVDGWLTEVGEEFNKANITVGGKQVSVKIRNIASGTATDYIKSGKYMPDAFTPSNELWGEMVEASGVKTEMVSERLVGNVPGIVISKAKYDALVNTYGSVNVKTVTEAIANNELAMGYTDPFASSTGLNFLVTALNTYDSANPLGEKAIEGFEKFQTNVPFTASTTIQMREAAKSGRLDAFVLEYQTYVNTADLKSGYVFTPFGVRHDSPLYALGQLPQNKQEIIEKFAEFVTQAKYQQSAEEFGFNGLQDYKSELATVDGGTLLSAQKVWKEKKNGSKPIAAVFVTDVSGSMDGEPLNRLKESLRKGQKYLGTENSIGLVSYSSGVTVNLPIAKYDTNQQSMFVGTVDSLQAGGGTATFDGIVVAMKMLEDYMAADPNVKPLIFVLSDGETNEGHTLKDIRDLVETYKVPIYTIGYNADIKALESISSINEAASINADTDDVVYKIGNLFNVQM; via the coding sequence ATGGCCAAGAAGGGTAAGTTTTTTTTCATATCGATTGTAATGCTGGTACTTGTATTCGGTCTGGTCTATGCAGGGATTACACTAACATCGAACTTTGGCAAGACGACCACACAGGTGAGCACAGAGAATGCAGGTAAGGAACTGGGCAAACTGTACGCGGACATTGCGCCAGCGACGGCGGAACCGGTTAAAGGACAGATTGATCTCGATCCCGTTGACGTGGCAGAATCTCTGCCCGATATCTCGAAATTTCCGATCGCTGTAGAGAATACAACGAATGATTACGTCGAAATCTTCTCTTCCACAGAGAAGTCGGGCAGTGGGGTAGACGGCTGGTTAACCGAGGTGGGCGAGGAGTTCAACAAAGCAAACATTACCGTTGGAGGCAAACAGGTATCGGTCAAAATCCGTAACATCGCCTCCGGAACGGCTACCGATTATATCAAGTCTGGTAAGTATATGCCGGATGCATTTACACCTTCCAACGAACTATGGGGCGAGATGGTTGAGGCCAGTGGGGTGAAGACCGAGATGGTGTCCGAGCGGCTGGTCGGGAACGTTCCGGGTATCGTTATTTCCAAAGCCAAATATGACGCACTCGTTAATACGTACGGCTCCGTTAATGTAAAAACCGTAACTGAAGCGATTGCGAACAATGAACTCGCGATGGGATACACCGATCCGTTTGCCAGCTCCACAGGACTGAATTTTCTGGTGACGGCACTAAACACGTATGATAGCGCCAACCCGCTTGGGGAGAAGGCTATTGAGGGATTTGAGAAATTCCAGACGAATGTACCGTTTACGGCGTCGACAACGATTCAGATGCGGGAAGCTGCCAAGTCAGGCAGACTGGATGCCTTTGTACTCGAATACCAGACGTATGTGAATACCGCCGATTTGAAGAGTGGTTACGTCTTTACACCATTTGGCGTGAGACATGACAGCCCGCTGTATGCACTCGGTCAACTGCCACAGAACAAACAGGAGATCATCGAGAAGTTCGCAGAATTCGTAACCCAGGCGAAGTACCAACAATCGGCGGAAGAATTCGGTTTCAATGGATTGCAGGATTACAAATCCGAACTGGCTACCGTGGATGGCGGCACGTTACTGTCTGCACAGAAAGTATGGAAAGAGAAGAAGAACGGCAGTAAACCCATTGCCGCCGTGTTCGTGACGGACGTATCCGGAAGTATGGACGGCGAACCACTTAACCGACTGAAGGAGTCCCTGCGCAAAGGTCAGAAGTACCTGGGCACCGAGAACAGTATTGGACTGGTCTCTTACTCCAGCGGGGTAACCGTGAATCTGCCGATTGCCAAGTATGATACGAACCAGCAGTCCATGTTTGTCGGAACAGTCGATAGTCTGCAAGCTGGCGGCGGTACAGCAACCTTTGACGGGATCGTGGTGGCGATGAAGATGCTTGAAGATTATATGGCTGCTGATCCAAACGTGAAGCCGCTGATCTTTGTCCTGAGTGATGGCGAGACCAACGAAGGTCATACCCTGAAGGATATTCGTGATCTGGTCGAAACGTACAAAGTGCCAATCTATACGATTGGGTACAACGCGGACATCAAAGCTTTGGAGAGCATCTCCAGCATTAACGAGGCTGCAAGCATCAATGCCGATACCGACGATGTCGTGTACAAAATCGGTAACCTGTTTAACGTACAGATGTAA
- a CDS encoding SDR family oxidoreductase, with product MKLQDKVAVVTGAGSGMGKAIATLYAQEGAKVVVSDINEESAQAVVNDIKAQGGEAIVVLANVAKEEDVQNLIDTTVSTYGTVDILINNAGIMDGMEPAADITDEKWERLFAVNTTSVMRTTRKVLPIFLEKQKGVIVNIASAGGLHGGRAGAAYTASKHAVVGFTKNTGYMYAEQGIRCNAIAPGAVATNISTSMAGISHFGAGRQQLGMAINPRIGTSEEIAKVALFLGSDESSFVNGTVVTADAGWSSY from the coding sequence ATGAAACTTCAAGATAAAGTTGCAGTTGTTACAGGTGCTGGTTCAGGTATGGGGAAAGCAATTGCGACGTTGTACGCCCAAGAAGGCGCGAAAGTCGTCGTTTCAGATATTAACGAAGAATCTGCACAAGCGGTAGTGAATGATATTAAGGCACAGGGCGGAGAAGCCATTGTCGTTCTGGCCAATGTAGCCAAAGAAGAAGATGTGCAAAACCTGATCGATACGACGGTCAGCACATACGGTACAGTAGATATTCTGATTAACAATGCGGGCATTATGGATGGCATGGAGCCTGCAGCGGATATAACGGATGAGAAGTGGGAGAGATTGTTCGCTGTGAACACAACCAGTGTGATGCGGACAACGCGTAAGGTATTACCAATCTTTCTGGAAAAACAAAAAGGCGTCATTGTAAACATTGCTTCAGCGGGTGGATTGCATGGCGGACGTGCAGGCGCAGCCTATACAGCTTCCAAACATGCGGTCGTAGGCTTTACCAAAAATACAGGGTACATGTATGCTGAGCAAGGCATTCGCTGTAATGCTATCGCTCCAGGAGCTGTGGCAACCAACATCAGCACATCCATGGCAGGCATTAGCCATTTCGGTGCAGGGCGGCAACAGCTTGGGATGGCAATCAACCCACGCATCGGGACGAGTGAAGAGATCGCCAAAGTGGCTTTGTTCCTTGGATCTGACGAGTCCAGCTTCGTGAACGGAACTGTCGTTACAGCAGATGCTGGCTGGAGCTCTTACTAA
- a CDS encoding toxic anion resistance protein yields MSFSMEIPSQKEIQKVIEEEVKPVPAEVAELQQVANANVEMIMTLDLESLEKRKEILQSIDGFGMNTMRSSSEKNALLQVSVEHLSKTGDEGGQVAKGLTELHMQLKDLDPSVVDFAKTGFLGKLFNPLRAYFLKYQKADAVIADIVTSLDKGRSTLRNDNTTLEIEQQNLRELTKRLQKEIQLGVLMDESIDAQIEAAKVRNEDPEKVRFITEEVLFPLRQRVMDLQQMLVVNQQGIMAIEVVIRNNKELIRGVDRAKNVTISALKIAVTVASALYNQKIVLQKIELLNQTTNDLIAGTSKMLKDQGIAIQKQAYEASISVDTMKQAFTDVLSALDSISLYKQEALPRMRETILQFRELADTGEQQIQRLEKGQKLGL; encoded by the coding sequence ATGTCATTTTCAATGGAAATACCGAGCCAGAAGGAAATTCAGAAGGTGATCGAAGAAGAGGTAAAACCTGTGCCCGCCGAGGTCGCGGAGCTTCAACAAGTGGCGAATGCCAACGTAGAGATGATCATGACACTGGATCTCGAATCCTTGGAGAAGCGCAAAGAGATTTTGCAATCCATTGACGGCTTTGGCATGAACACGATGAGATCCTCTTCTGAGAAAAACGCCTTGCTTCAAGTCTCCGTTGAACATCTGTCCAAGACGGGAGACGAGGGCGGTCAGGTCGCCAAAGGCTTGACTGAACTGCATATGCAATTGAAAGATCTCGACCCGAGCGTGGTCGACTTTGCCAAGACCGGTTTCCTCGGGAAATTGTTCAATCCGCTTCGTGCCTATTTCCTGAAATACCAGAAGGCTGACGCAGTCATCGCTGACATCGTAACCTCTTTGGATAAAGGCAGATCCACCCTGCGTAACGATAATACAACGCTGGAGATTGAACAGCAGAACTTGCGGGAACTCACCAAACGATTACAAAAGGAAATCCAGCTTGGTGTGCTCATGGATGAGTCCATCGACGCGCAGATTGAAGCCGCCAAGGTCCGCAATGAGGACCCCGAGAAAGTCCGCTTTATTACGGAAGAAGTGCTGTTCCCGCTCCGTCAGCGGGTCATGGATCTGCAACAAATGCTGGTTGTGAATCAGCAAGGCATCATGGCAATTGAAGTAGTCATCCGCAATAATAAGGAATTGATTCGAGGCGTAGATCGTGCGAAGAATGTAACGATCTCGGCATTGAAAATTGCTGTTACTGTAGCAAGTGCTTTGTATAATCAGAAGATTGTATTACAGAAGATTGAGTTACTGAACCAGACAACCAACGATCTGATTGCCGGAACATCCAAAATGCTTAAGGATCAGGGGATCGCCATTCAAAAGCAGGCGTATGAAGCCAGCATCTCCGTGGATACGATGAAACAGGCGTTCACCGATGTGTTGTCTGCGCTCGATTCAATCAGTCTTTATAAGCAGGAAGCCTTACCAAGAATGAGGGAGACTATCTTGCAGTTCCGTGAACTTGCAGATACCGGAGAGCAGCAGATTCAGCGGTTGGAAAAAGGGCAGAAGCTGGGGTTGTAA
- a CDS encoding sugar ABC transporter permease, with product MKTRNNPLRLALSYVLLLIIAVVSIYPVLWIFLSSLRPGAALFSERLWPEAFTLTHYGELFNNPSFMYGRWYMNTLKIAFFTMIFSTLMVTLGMYALSRFRFRGRKTILSTMLILGMFPSFMSMIAIYIILLQIKLLDTHAALILVYSSGAVLGGFIVKGFFDTIPRSLDEAARMDGASHLRVFTSIILPLSKPMLTYVALTSFTGAWMDFIFARLVLRTKENWTLAVGMWDLVNRYQDSNFTMFAAGAVLIAIPITLLFVFLQRFLVQGLTAGASKG from the coding sequence ATGAAGACACGTAATAATCCACTGCGCCTGGCTCTGAGTTATGTGCTGTTGCTGATCATCGCCGTTGTCTCCATCTACCCGGTACTCTGGATCTTTCTCTCTTCCTTGAGACCCGGCGCGGCATTGTTCAGTGAACGGTTGTGGCCCGAAGCATTTACGCTGACCCATTACGGTGAGCTGTTTAATAACCCGTCCTTTATGTACGGCAGATGGTATATGAATACGCTGAAAATTGCCTTTTTCACGATGATCTTCTCCACATTGATGGTGACACTTGGGATGTATGCACTGTCCCGCTTCCGGTTCCGTGGACGTAAAACCATTCTCTCCACCATGCTGATCCTTGGCATGTTCCCAAGCTTTATGAGCATGATTGCGATCTATATCATTTTGCTGCAAATTAAATTGCTCGACACCCACGCTGCGCTCATCCTGGTCTATTCTTCAGGGGCGGTACTGGGCGGATTTATCGTCAAAGGTTTCTTTGACACCATCCCGCGCAGTCTGGACGAAGCGGCGCGCATGGATGGTGCGAGTCACCTGCGGGTATTCACCAGCATCATCCTGCCCTTATCCAAGCCGATGCTGACTTATGTGGCACTAACCAGTTTTACTGGTGCGTGGATGGACTTTATCTTCGCCCGGCTGGTGCTGCGGACGAAGGAGAACTGGACGCTTGCAGTAGGCATGTGGGATCTGGTCAACCGGTATCAGGACAGTAACTTTACGATGTTCGCTGCGGGTGCAGTTCTGATCGCCATTCCAATTACTCTGCTGTTCGTTTTCCTACAGCGATTCCTTGTTCAAGGGCTGACGGCAGGAGCTTCGAAAGGGTAA
- a CDS encoding sugar ABC transporter permease, translated as MQQQHVPVPVGPNRERQHRMTAVICSIILQGLGQLYNRQWIKGICLLLLEGAGLAYLLPRLSQAVWGIWTLGENTQRFVKVNGSTVLQRGDHSIFLLLDGIIVLLVFFVFILIYILNIRDAYVTGLAREEGKQTLGAAASLRNMMDKNFPYLFLSIPALGILFFTVMPILFTITIAFTNYSAPDHIPPAKLVDWVGFKTFSDLIQLKSWSQTFYGVLTWTVIWAILATVTTYFGGVLVALLIEQRGIRFKKLWRTIFILPYAIPQIISLLLMRNLFNGQFGPINTYMRAFGLEGLPWLTDPFWAKVTVIVVNMWIGIPVSMVLILGVLTAIPRDLYEAAEVDGASAFQKFRIITMPFILFATTPVLIMQFAGNFNNFNVIFLLTNGNPLRGDYQYAGATDLLVTWLYKLTLDNNKFNMASAVGIIIFLIIASFSIWNFRRSKSFKEEDMIQ; from the coding sequence ATGCAACAGCAGCATGTCCCGGTGCCTGTTGGACCGAACAGGGAAAGACAGCACCGGATGACAGCGGTCATATGTTCCATCATACTGCAAGGTCTTGGACAGCTGTACAATCGACAATGGATTAAGGGAATTTGTCTACTGTTACTGGAGGGAGCAGGGCTTGCGTACCTGCTTCCTCGCCTGTCACAGGCCGTATGGGGCATATGGACACTGGGGGAGAATACACAGCGTTTTGTCAAAGTGAATGGGTCCACCGTACTTCAAAGGGGAGACCATTCCATCTTTTTGCTGCTTGATGGCATTATTGTACTGCTGGTGTTTTTTGTGTTTATTCTGATCTATATCCTGAATATCCGGGATGCGTACGTCACGGGACTCGCCAGGGAAGAAGGCAAGCAAACCCTGGGCGCAGCGGCATCGCTTCGGAACATGATGGACAAAAACTTTCCGTATCTGTTCCTGTCCATCCCGGCACTGGGCATACTTTTCTTCACCGTTATGCCCATCCTGTTTACGATCACGATTGCATTTACCAACTATTCGGCTCCGGATCATATTCCGCCAGCCAAACTCGTGGATTGGGTGGGCTTCAAGACGTTCAGTGATCTGATCCAGTTGAAATCCTGGAGCCAGACATTCTACGGTGTACTAACCTGGACGGTCATCTGGGCCATTCTGGCGACAGTCACCACCTATTTTGGCGGCGTACTTGTAGCACTGTTGATTGAACAGCGGGGCATACGCTTCAAAAAGCTGTGGCGGACGATCTTTATTCTGCCGTATGCTATCCCGCAGATTATCTCCTTGCTGCTCATGCGTAATCTGTTCAATGGTCAGTTTGGTCCGATCAATACGTACATGAGAGCATTCGGGCTGGAGGGATTACCCTGGCTGACAGATCCGTTCTGGGCTAAGGTCACCGTCATTGTTGTCAACATGTGGATCGGTATTCCGGTCAGTATGGTGCTGATTCTGGGTGTATTGACAGCCATCCCTCGTGACCTCTATGAGGCTGCCGAAGTGGATGGAGCATCTGCGTTTCAGAAATTCCGGATCATTACGATGCCGTTCATTCTTTTTGCCACAACTCCGGTACTCATCATGCAGTTCGCCGGAAACTTCAACAACTTCAATGTCATCTTCCTGCTGACCAATGGAAATCCGCTACGGGGAGACTACCAATACGCAGGGGCCACGGACCTGCTGGTGACCTGGCTCTACAAGCTCACGCTCGACAATAACAAGTTCAACATGGCTTCAGCGGTAGGCATTATCATTTTCCTCATTATTGCTTCATTCTCCATCTGGAACTTCCGCCGCTCCAAATCATTCAAGGAGGAGGACATGATTCAATGA
- a CDS encoding maltose ABC transporter substrate-binding protein — MRKWQGATLSVMMAFTLAACSTGGGSTSPTTAGENPEEVVELTAENLQPEEGATLVIWEDKNQSSFIEQRAKKFEEKYGVTVKMEELPPTDQVTKLTTDGPAGLAADVVVFPHDKIGSASEAGLILPNDIFEAETSENTSDNALKAVTFKDILYGYPYSVETYALFYNKALYPEAPKNFDEIISFAKTFNNVKSNQYALMWELQQFYYNYAFLASQGGYIFGDNGMDSADLGLNNEGAQKGGQFLQTLKSEVLPLKMGDVNYDIKKGLFSSGKLAMDINGPWTIADYRNAGIDFGVAPLPAIDGKPMTSFSGVKAYYVNAFTQYPNASKLLAAFLSNEEAQMENFDLNGTLPANKNVAADPKLQEDSINKAFLEQFNNSTPMPSLPAMDSVWGPITSAITDIWDTDKDVKASLDNAVKQIQESLATVQ; from the coding sequence ATGAGAAAATGGCAAGGGGCAACATTGTCCGTCATGATGGCTTTTACGCTGGCTGCGTGCTCTACGGGAGGCGGAAGTACATCTCCAACTACGGCTGGTGAGAATCCAGAGGAGGTTGTAGAGCTGACAGCTGAGAACCTGCAGCCGGAAGAAGGTGCAACCCTGGTCATCTGGGAGGATAAAAATCAAAGCAGCTTTATTGAGCAAAGAGCCAAAAAATTCGAAGAGAAGTATGGGGTAACGGTCAAAATGGAGGAATTGCCTCCAACCGATCAGGTAACCAAGCTGACAACGGATGGCCCAGCGGGTCTGGCGGCAGATGTCGTTGTTTTCCCACATGATAAGATTGGTAGCGCTTCAGAGGCGGGACTTATTCTGCCCAATGACATATTCGAAGCAGAGACCTCAGAGAACACCAGCGACAACGCACTGAAGGCGGTGACGTTCAAGGATATCCTGTACGGCTATCCGTACAGCGTGGAGACCTATGCTCTTTTTTACAACAAAGCATTGTATCCAGAAGCTCCGAAAAACTTTGATGAGATTATCAGTTTCGCCAAGACGTTTAATAACGTGAAATCCAATCAGTATGCGCTGATGTGGGAATTGCAGCAATTTTACTATAACTATGCGTTCCTGGCTTCACAGGGCGGTTATATTTTTGGAGACAACGGGATGGATAGCGCCGATCTCGGTCTGAATAACGAAGGAGCCCAGAAGGGTGGACAGTTCTTACAGACACTGAAGTCGGAAGTGCTGCCGCTCAAGATGGGTGACGTGAACTATGATATCAAAAAAGGATTATTCTCCAGTGGAAAACTCGCTATGGACATTAATGGTCCGTGGACCATTGCCGATTATCGCAATGCAGGTATTGATTTTGGCGTTGCTCCGCTTCCGGCAATCGATGGCAAACCGATGACCTCCTTCTCAGGTGTTAAAGCCTATTATGTAAATGCATTTACACAATACCCGAATGCGTCGAAGCTCTTGGCAGCGTTCCTTTCCAATGAAGAAGCTCAGATGGAGAACTTTGACCTGAACGGTACACTTCCTGCGAACAAAAACGTAGCTGCTGATCCGAAGTTGCAAGAGGACTCAATCAATAAGGCATTCCTGGAACAGTTCAATAACTCAACACCAATGCCTTCGCTTCCTGCCATGGACAGCGTATGGGGACCGATTACATCTGCCATTACGGATATCTGGGATACCGATAAGGACGTGAAGGCGTCACTGGACAATGCTGTAAAACAGATCCAGGAAAGCCTTGCTACCGTCCAATAG